Below is a window of Humulus lupulus chromosome 2, drHumLupu1.1, whole genome shotgun sequence DNA.
CGCTGCGCTCCCCACCGAACCCAAATTTTCACACCATTTTCTAAACCTTTCCTCAAGCTAATTCATCCTAAAACTTGGCCAACATTCCTAGATATCCAGCACAGTTATTCCAGCTCAAAAACAACATTAAGACCCCATTAAAATATGCACCAAAAACTCAGCTAGAACACCCAAAGATAAATcaagcttagctaacatgcaatcccctataaccagcagaaatttaagactaaaccttagtaattagagcttaccttgcagagcttagtccctgagtttgatcctcaaatccccaagcttcaagttcctagagtatcccagctgaaatccctttaattcttagccaattcctttgagttccctttgagttttgtcttagagagtgaaagagagagagagacaagagcTATCTTCAGTTCAAAGAGAATATGTGTCGGTTCCTCATGTTTCTAGACAATTCTccccttttttgttttatttgacttaagtctaaagggttacctcaaggctcggggtaccaaaacgtccccgagggaaaaatggtaaatttccccagtattcccgcctagacattctatcctcaaatatatctccaaatatttattttcatgtcccgataatcccataacacatctagtacccaaattaccccttgactcaccccgagtccgaatctcaaccccgttgtgactctctggctaagcactccccaggactgtctcggatcgtgctgcacagacatatcatatatataacatttatcacattcatgcccctaatatccagacggggcccacatgcacatttaactcactaaacatgcatcactatcatatattcacattaattcacccattaacatattaaagcatattaaatcatttattgccctccaggcacactaatcaaggccctaagcccgattagcaaattcgggtcgttacagaagCTATTTACCTATCACTTTTGCAAAAGTACAGCGATCCTGCATATTTGACAGAAAGAGCAATACTAACACCCAAAAAATGAAATGGTCCATGAACTAAATGAGATGATTACGAATATAATACCATGTGAAGGGAGAACATATTTTAGCTCAGACAGTACATGCAAAGCAAGTGTAAAGACAAATGATGAAGATCTTTTGTATCCAGTTATATTTTTGCATGATTTGAAATTTAATGACATCCCTAATCATGAGATGCGACTGAAGGAAGGTGCTCCTGTAATGCCCATTAGAAATCTAAATCAAACAGAAGGCCTATGTAATGACACAAGATTGATTGTCAGACGTCTTGATAAATGGTCCATTAGAGATGACATCATTTTTGGAACAAATATTGGCCGAAACGTCACAATTCAAGACTATCGTGTCTCCCAATGAATTAAGATGACCATTCAAGCTTAATAGACGACAACTTCCCTTGGCACAATGTTTTGCCATGACAATCAACAAAAGCCAAGAACAATCTCTTAAAACATGTTGGTTTGTATCTCCCTAAGCAAGTATTCACCCATGTTCAATTATATGTTGTCGTGTCCCGAGGTACCACAAGAGAATGAATGATCATACTAAATGTTGATGATGAGGTGGGAGACCCAAccttaataaaaaatattgtttacaaagaaatatttcaaaatattCACTCATAAAAAACTATTTATTCTAGAAAATGATATAGTCTCTTTATTCATGTTCCCACCTCAAATTCTTAGCTTATAAGAGACAAGTATTATAGTTGTACAATTTATCAAAATAAATTCTCTATTCTCCCTGTTGTACATAGTTTAGTTCTATCCTTagcaatttatatatatatatatatattttcaagctATACCTATATGtgtttataatattataaattaccATGTCAATTTTATTACACAAATATAatagtaaaaataataataacaagaatATTTGTTTCATAACTCATCTAATCAAAATAATACTATATATAATTTCATTGCTAATCTAAAATGAATCaacaaatatatgtatatatataaataaatgaatcATAAGAGCAAAATGTCATGATTTAATTTAGAAATACCTAATAATGAACATTGCTATATATTATCATATAGTTATTTAGTATTCTTTTTTCTATTGGTACCGAATACTGTAaatcaatttggaaaaaaaaattctaatccGATTAAATTAATTGGAAGTTAAAAGACAAACTAGGCGAACTAGATGaggatttttaaaatttaatcttaattaattgtttttattgaataattttttttgttttcaattattATTTTCAGAAAAAAGTGTGAGACGACAAACATTGAAATGTTAAGATTCAGAAACAGAACCTAAACGTTGGCAGCCATTCTAATTCTTTCTCTCAGTTTCACTTCCGCTGGGCGGCGCTCCTCTCCGCTTCCTCACTTTGATCTTTCAACTCTCCTCTGTTCGtcttctctctctcctctgctTTATGTTGTTCtagtttcttccacttgttttctATCTGATTCGAAATTGATTCTGAGCTAAGAATCTAAGATATGTTTGCACCTCTTATATGCACTTTTCTATTATTGTGATGATGATTGAATTAGTCTTCTGCATTTAAATGCGAATTTGTATGCGTAAAATGGAAGCTTTAGTTGAGTAACGAATGAATATGAAAAAAAATCTagagagaataaaaaaaatatcatgggTCTTTGTAACAGCTCATATAAATATAGTGACGAGTTCAATAAGTTTGttcttatttttaccaaatgTTTCGGTTTAGACTGTTGAGTATTCTATTGACTATTAAATTTTTTTCACTTCAAAGGTAATAAATATATCGAAACGTTTGTTTCTATAGATTCTATTCTACAAAATAAGTAGTTCCATTGTCTAGGGTGAGTGAAGGTGCTTGAGTTATTTAACATGGATGAACTAGGCTAAATATAGACTGGTGTATATTGTTTTTGACATTGAATAGATgggttgttgtttttcttaatttCTAGCAATGGTTACTACTTCTAGTACTATAATTTACGTTCACATGGTAACTTTTCAGAATGGTTTTGAACATTTTGTGGGATACTGATCTTCTAGCTAAAATTTAACGACTTTTTTGTTTTCTGTTAGTTCGATGCCTCCATTTCCAGTTTTGGTTTGTTGGTCCTATTTGAAAATTATGGGTCATTGCTTCCAAGTTCATCGTAGATGGTATCTCTTATAATTATTAGCTCTACTTTCCATGTCTTTAATGCTTAAATTCTTGATCCTCTTGTCCAATTTTTAGTTCAAGGAGCTGTTGGGGGGTCGTACCACAGTTGTATATTTATTGGTGGACATTTTGATCTTTGGTTGTGGTGGTCTGGGGCTCTTAGTTGTTTGGTTCTTAGCTTCATTCCTCTTCTTGTAGGTGAGAACAATAAAACCTCTATTGCAGTTTGTATAATATGCAATTTTTCAtcgtttattttattttgggatCTAAAATTTATTCGGGGAGCTCTCTGATGGGAAACCTGGATTATTTTTAAAGCTAAGAATAGAAATCATGCACATCCCAGTTTCAGAATCTTGGAGAATTATGTGTACATATTAGCTGAAAATCTAAGAGTTATAGGTGGTTGCTTATAATTGCCTACTATATGGTCTGAATCTTTCAGGTAGGGCTTTTGTGCATTATATGTATGCTTTTTTGTAAGAGTGAAATCCAAACTAAAGAGCATGCAGAAGGATAACACTAGCACCCCATTAACACCAACTGGTCGGGTTCGACATCGAAGACGTTCAAATGAGGTTAGTCACATCATAAAATCAGGTTTTGGTCATTGTCATTCACATTTAAAATTAATGATGTTGTATTTATTGGGTTTTGGATTTGTTATAAGAGATGGGATGATGGGTAcaattgaaatttgaaatttttctaATAATAGCTGATATTCAAccttggattttttttttgagatatCCTGTTGGCCTCTCAGGTTGTTCCAGATGTTAGTATAGCCAATGGAGGCAATTTACTTGTTGATGACAGTAACAAGTACAGGTCTATGTGGATACGGGCATGCTCTTCTGTTTGGATGATTGGGGGATTTGCATTCATTATATATATGGGTCATCTCTGTATTACTGCTATGATAGTTGTTATCCAAATCTTTATGGCGAAAGAGCTGTTCAACCTACTAAGGCGAGACCATGAAGAGAGGCATCTCCCAGGATTTAGGCTGTTAAATTGGTCAGATTACTAATTTCTTGTCGTGGTAATAGTTGAAGTGTGATTTTACAATTGAAACAGTCAACTTATATAATGATAACTAATGACgtattttgttttctttcattGTTGACTTGTATGCTCAGGCTCTTCTTCTTCACTGCCATGTTATTTGTATATGGTCGCATTCTCAGTCAACGGCTTTTTAATACAATAACTTCGGACAACTTTCTCCATCAGTTTGTTAGCAGCCTTATTAAGTATCATATGGTTATCTGCTACACCTTATATATCGCAGGTTTGTTGTATGGTGACAATTTGGATTTTGCTATCAGACATTTCATCTTAAAGCCATGTTTTAGTTTAAATATCACTTAGCATTTCATTTACTTGCTTCTTTTTAGTTAGctttatatataattttgaatcaaGAATCCTGTCTTATTGCTCAttgctttttggttaatttttccGTTGGCGTTAGTTCTTTTTTTTGGTTATGTTTAACTggcttatatttatatatttcttctttattttgtGCTTTGGCTTAGGTTTTGTGTGGTTCATCATTAcattgaagaagaagaggatgTACAAATATCAATTTGGTCAGTATGCATGGACACACATGATCATGATTATTGTGTTTACGCAGTCCTCTTTCACAGTAGCCAACATTTTCGAAGGAATTATCTGGTAAAACAACTTTTTATGGAAATCTCAGGTTGCTTAGTTTCTTACTAAATATTTCTTTAATTCCACGTCTTCGACCTTTTGCAGgctttcttattattattattattggatcAAGAAATTTCATGATGGTTGTACTTATTACATTTTTTTATATCCTCTATAAATGAGAACTGTGAAGGTTCTTGTATAATATCTTTAGAAGGctataaaagtaataaattctttcCTCAGACCTGCCTGATATTGTATTTTGTGTTCACTAATTACGTGCATAATATTTTATGGAAATGCTGAGCTTATTTATGTAAGATTGTTATTCCCCAAATTTGATCTTTATGTGTCTTCAATGTagactcttttttattttttttccaaatcttgtTTCTCTTTCTTGATGCACCGTAAAATATGCATGCAGGTTTCTTCTTCCAGCAACACTTATAGTTATCAACGACATTGCTGCATATTTCTTTGGGTTCTTTTTTGGAAGAACCCCATTGATCAAATTATCTCCAAAAAAAACTTGGGAGGGATTCATTGATGCTTCTGTTACAACTGTCATATCTGCATTTTTGGTAAGCTTATTTTTCCTATGCGATGCACATTTAGCATTCTTGTGCATATTCCTGAGATTTTGGAACTGTAGCATTACAAAGTTAAATTTAGTTTCCTACTCAGTTATAAAGTGATGCCTGTGGTCCAGCCTCGGTCACCATCTTATTTGTTAAGGATTATCTATGTGTAGATCCACACTATAGTTTGGTTGGTAATGGGCTCGATATAAGTATCTGCTGGCCCTAATTTCTACTGTTATCACACAGCCATATCACATTCTGTTTTACCTGAACTTTGTTAACCTAATACTATTCTCAATTGTTCTTTATGTACTTAAATTCCTAAGTCCTCTAATACACAACAGTCGTGTATCGAAGTGTCCAGTAGCAAAATTTAGAGAAACAGAGACAAATTTAGAAAATAAGGGAGAAAATCTTTATTGAATATCAGAAAAAAACAACCCAGGATATTCTTGGTTTCTCTCCCAAGAGCTATTTGCTCAATTACATAAAAAATCAAACATGCCCTAACCTTTCTTTGTCATCCCATTTATTTTCCTAAACATACCCAACATAACAATGatcaaaatagaaacaacaaataaataaaattactaaTTCCCATAAATAACCATTCCCAAATTTGCCCACTAATTACCAGCAGATCGCCTAGCATATGTGTAACGTATTGGTGGTCTATCATTACACGCCGCCCAAActttcaccttgtcctcaaggtagAACTGAGGAAACTGCTGCAACACAGTGTTGTAATTCTCTCAAGTAGCCTCCAACAGTGGAAGGTCCTTCCACTTGATCAATACTTCCATTTCTCCTCTCCCATCTTGCTGGCAATTGCGGACACCCAATAACTCAGCCGGTTCAACAATTAACTCCAGATCTGGACTCAATTGCGGAGGTAGCAGTGGTGAAGAATGAGCGCCCCGTGAGCCCGACCAAGTTGAGAAACATGGAAGACCGGATGTACCGACGAAGTGGCTGATAACTTCAACCTATAAGCAACCTCTCCAACACGAGCAAGCGCTTCAAATGGGCCATAAAACTGAGGAGAGAGCTTCTCATTACGCCGCACAGCAAGATATCTCTGTTAGGTATGGTTTAAGCTTAACAAAGACTTTCTATCTAACCACAAACTGCTCATCCCTTCGTGTCTTGTCAGCTGAAGCCTTCATTTTGTACTGAGCCCGGAGCAGATGCATCTTAAGGTCGTCCAACTATCCATCGCGTTCCTCCAACATTTCATCCACCGAAGAGACCTGAGTAGTGCCCCTCTTGTAGCGAATAAGGGCAAGAGGGTCTCGACCATACAAGATTTTGAAAGGGGTGTGTTGGGATGCTGTATGAAAGGAAGCATTGTATCAATGCTCAGCCCAAGCTAGCCAACACATCCAAGAACGCAGCTGTGCAAAAGCATAACACCTTAAGTATGTCTCCAACCAACGATTCACAACTTCCGATTACCCATCAGTTTGGGGGTGGTAGGCGGTGCTATGACGAAGCTCGATACCTTGTAACTTGAGAAGCTCTTGCCAAAAACGACTCATAAAAACCTTGTCCTGATCCGAAACGATAGAAGTCGGAATACCATGGAGACGTACCACTTCTTTCATAAATACTAAAGCGACCACGCGAGCATTAAAAGGATGCTTCAGTGGAATGAAGTGGGCATATTTGCTCAGCCTATCAACCACCACCAATATGGTATCCATATCATTCGAATGAGGCAGCCCCTCTATGAAATCTATGGTCAAATCTACCCAAACTAGTGTTGGCAAGGCGATAGGTTGTAACAAACCAGCAGGGGACATATTCATAGATTTGTTTTGCTGGCATATATCGCAATCACGGACCCATGCATCCACCATTTTCCTCATTCCCAACCAATAAAAATCAGAGGCAATCCACTTCCATGTTTTATCCTCACCCAAATGTTCGCCAAGTGGCGAGTTGTGATACTCTCGTAAAATGATAGGAATGAGAGAGCAATCTTTAGATAAAATCAGTCGCCCTTTATACATTAATTGCCCATGTTCCAGCGAAAAACCAACAGCTCCCTTCTTTCCCTACTGCAAATCAGAGATAATTTTAGCCAAAAAAGTGTCCCTTTGAAGCTCTTGTTGCAAAGCTACCCAATCAATACCTTGAGAAACAAGCAGATTTTGAAACTCCATTGGCGGATTGACTAGTGATAAAGCATCAACCACTCGATTCCCAGCTCCTGGCTTGTACTGAATCTCAAAGTTGTATCCCATGAGCTTGGCCATCCAACGTTGGTATTCCGGAGCAACAATACGTTGTTCAAGCAGAAACTTGAGACTTTGCTGGTCCGTGTGCACCACAAACCTCCGTCCAAGCAAGTAGGGACGCCATTTTTGGACACCAAAAACAATAGCCATCAACTCTCTCATATATTAGTTTCAACCTAGCTTGTTGGCCCTAAACTTGACTGTAAAAAGCCACTGATCGCTGTCCTTGTATCAACACAGTCCCAACACCATACCCCGATGCATCAGTTTCCACCACAAATGGCTGGTCAAAATCAGGAAGAGATAATACCGGTACTATAGTCATAGCTTGCTTAAGAGCCTCGAAGGCGACCCCCACAACTTCATTCCAACCAAATTTATCCTTCTTCAATTGCTCAGTCAATGGCCGCGCAAGCTCGCTATACCCCTTAACAAACTTGCAGTAATAACCAATGAGTCTCAAAAATCCTCGTAACTCTTATATTTTTGGGTGCAGGCCAATCTAACATAGCTTGTATATTGGACTGATCCACCGCCACCCCTTCCCCAGAGATAATGTGGCCCAAATACTCCCGTCGTTCTTGAGCGAATGAACACTTCTTGAAATTGGCATAAAGCTTGTGTTTGGACAGCAAACGGAGAACCATGGAAAGGTGCTGAAATGGTCGCTTAGGCTGCGActatacaccaaaatatcataaaaaaacaCTCATACAAATTTACGAAGGAAGGGACGGAATACCTCATTCATCAATAACTGAAACGTGGCTGGTGCATTGGTGAGCCCAAATGGCATCAtgagaaactcataatgcccctTATGAGTACGGAAAGCAGTTTTGGGTACTTCCGATGGATGAACACGAATTTGATGATATCTAAATTTGAAGTCAAGCTTCGAAAAAATTGTTGCGCCATGTAGTTCTTCTAAAAGCTCATTGATAATAGGAATAGGGAACTTATCAGGTACCGTCTCATTATTCAAGGCTCGGTAATCAACACAGAATCTCCAACTTCCGTCTTTCTTACGGACCAGCAACACGAGACTCAAGAAGGGACTAGTACTGGGCTGAATAATACCGACAACCAACATCTCTCCAACCAACTTTTCAATAACATCTTTTTGGGCTTGAGGATAACGATAAGGGCGTACGCTAATGGGCGACACGCCCTCTTGTAGAACAATGGCATGCTCTTGGCCATGTAATGGTGGAAGCTCCATTGGCATGTCAAACACATCCTTAGCCGCATCCAACACATTGCTAATCTCCGCTGGAACTTCGGTAGGAATACTAGGCGGCACCGTTACAACTCCAAGCTCAATAAGCAGAGCCCGGTCGTCATGTTTAATAGAACGCATCAATGACTTAAGAGACACGAGGGTCTTGTGGAGGGCTGGATCACCTTGCAATGTTACAGTTGTATTACCCACCGAGAATTTCATTGAATGCGTTTTCCATTTGATATGTGATACCCTCCTCGACGTCTCCAACCATTGGATGCCCAATATAATATCTGTGCTGCCCAAATCCAGGGGGAGAAAATCCTCAACAATCTCTATCCCTTGCAGAGTCACGCCCACACCCCAGCAAATTCCTTGAGTTTGCGTTGCTTTCCCAGTACCCAACACTACTACGTAAGACGCCGTGGTAGTAATGGGTAGCCCCAATGTGTGAATAAGGACGTtggagatgaagttgtgggttgCCCCACTATCGATCAAGACTGTAGGCTGCTGCCCAACCTGCTCGACCAATTTCAAGGTCTTCGGGGATGTGAGGCCCACCACAGAATTGAGAGAAACTTCCACCATCTGATTTTCCAAGTGCTTGGCACCCTGATCGGCAGTGAGGTGATTAGCTTCAGCAGCTTCGTTGCCATCATCACTGGAAGGCAAATCTTGCAAAACAATGACTTGGAGTTCTTTACTTTTGCAGCGATGGCCAGGGGAGTACTTCTCATCACATTTGAAACATAAACCCTTAGCTTTTCTCTGTTGGAGCTCGGATTTTGACAGCTGGCGGAACTCAGAACCTGGTAGTCGACCTTCTTCTTTAATGGCCGTCGAACATGGAGGTGGAATGGAGAAGGAAGTCATGCCCATGTGAAACCCACTAAATCGAGAGAAAGGGCCTTTTGTGGCTGGTTTAGCTCTTTGTTGGGCTAAGAATTTAGTCTCAATGTGTTGGGCTAACTCCATGGCCTCTTTAAGCCCATTAGGGCCCAATATAGTTACTTCATGCCCAATATCAGATATAAGCCCATTGATAAAAGTCGATTCCAGTACCTCTTCTGATATACCTTCCAAGGAAGATGGAGCAATTCAAAGCGCTTATGATATTCATGCATCGATCCATCTTGCTTCAAAGCCAAAAATTCATGATACATTGACCCGGATGGAAGGAGCCTAAACTTGCGAATCGTTTGTCGTTTCAAATCACCCCAAGAGACAAAGGGACGACTGCGATTTTCCCACTAAAGCCAAAACAGTGCCTCCATCAAGGCTAGTGACACTCTTCATTAGTCAGGCGATGAAGAGAGAAATACTGTTCAGCCTTCAAAATCCAACCGTCTGGATTGTCTTCATCAAAAGCAGACAATTCGATTCTCCGAGGCTGGATATTCCACCTCGGTGCCAGCGCTGATGTGTCCCGAAAAGAACCACCAGTCGGCCCACCGCTGCCTCCTCTTTGCAAAGGACTGCCCGACACCCTTGGACGCGCGGTGAGACTCCCATCAGGTGCTCGTCTAGACGCCGACAACTAAGCCCGGGTGTCCACCACTGGCTGCATCCAACGCTCTTCTTGGGTGGTCATGAACTGATCCAAACGACTGACCATGGCAGCCACACTTTGCTCCAGAACCGGTAACCTCTGCAAATCATCTTTCATGGTAGCCAATTCATATTGAACGGTGGTAATCAGACCTTCCACGGCTTCCATTCTGGTTTCCATCTTAGTCACCATGGGATCGTTAGACAGATGATGCCAATTGATACACAATAGTCGTGTATCTAAGTGTTCGGTAGCAAAATTTAGAGAAACAGAGACAAATTTAGAAAACAAGGGAGAAAATCTTTATTGAATATCAGAAAAAAACAACCCAGGATATTCGAGAGACCTGGTTTCTCTCCCAAGAGCTATTGCTCAATTACATAAAAAATCAGACATGCCCTAACCTTTCTTTGTCATCCCATTTATTTCCCTAAACATACCAAACATAACAATGatcaaaatagaaacaacaaataaataaaattactaaTTCCCATAAATAACCAATCCCAAATCTGCCCACTAATTACCAGCAGATCACCTAGCATATGTGTTACGTATTGGTGGTCTATCATCCTCTTGAGCAACATGGAACTTATATGATGGTAATGGCAATGTTTGGCTTAATTTGcaatttggtttttttttgcTGGATTTGCAATTTAGTTACCCAGAGTATTTAATACTTGCTTGTGCAGTTAGCAGACATCATGAGTCGTTATCAGTGGTTGACATGCCCAAGGAAGGTAACTTTTATTAACAAAATTTGATTCATTGATGGTTGGGAAAAAGACGCTGTTTCATATGACGAAAACTTCTGTTCATGTGCTTTAAAAAAACTTCTGTTCATGTAATTTGAGGATTTGCAGGATTTATCAAGTGGTTGGCTTCAATGTGATCCCGGTCCCTTGTTTAAGCCTTACTCTGTTATCTTACCTGGATGGGTTCCTCAATGGGTGAGCAAAGTGACATTTTCTTGAACCTGTTTATGTCATCTATTTTATCTTCTATTCATGCTTAATTTTATTCTCTGCTTCATATCAAATATGTTTTTCTTTGTACAATTTGAGAGAGGATTTCTTTTGCTGATTAAACAAGAATGTTTGTAACTCCCTGGTCTCATATACATGTTCCATATTAGGCTCTTAAAATTCTGGTAGTGTCCTCTGTTATCCAATAACAGTAATTTGGCATATTCTATCCTATAATTTAATTACCTTCTAGTATAACCTGATTTATCTTATACCACTATGAAAAGGAAATTGATCATTTCTCTCTCTACAACCATCAGCCACTCCATAATGCTTCTGTTGCTTTTGAAAAACTTGTTAAGAACTAAAGCGTTTTGCTTTAGCTTGGCAAGGCGTAACCCTGGAGGCGTACCTAGTCATAAGCCTCAAAATTAAGAACAAAAACttcataaaactcataaaatttataaatgaaaaaaaCCAACTTATTTGCATAATTAAAGTAATAAAATTCTGAAATTACTAATTCTAAGTCATAAAACCACaaactaaattaattaaaagtTCAAAATCTTACTTAATAACATAAGAGTAGAACTTAAAATCTACATGAAGGCATATTTCTAACTTAAAAGACTAAGAAGTCGTCATTTTCATGATCATTATCATCACTATGAGATTTTCTAAAAATAGAGGCTGGAGAAGAAAAAGAACTGTAGTATAGCAGATATGGGAGGCTGAGAATAGGGCAGGAAAACGATGTCTTGTTTATTTGGAGTTTGGGTTTATTTATGTGATACAGACCAAGTTTAAAAGccaaaaaaacattaaaaaaaaacactttaAAAAACAACagcccaaatatatatatatatatataaatattttaaaatgtaaAACTCAATCAGAAAGCCTGAACACATTAAAAATAGACTTCAGCAATGTGAGGTTATGTGAGGCTTAAACCTCACACTCCTCAGAGACTGTGCCTCGACTACACCTGCTGATGCTTAGCTTCAGAGGCGTATTTTGAGCGCCTCGCTTTTTGGCGTAAGCctcaataacttttttttttttttttttgcagcaagCCTCAATAACTTTTTAAAACCAGTACATTACACAAGTTTTCACCTCTAGAAGATAAGGTTGACTTGTCAACTGTGAAGTAGGCTGGGTCCAGACCTGGCTTGGCCCATAACATGTAAATGGCCTGGGTACCTGAGATTCGGGCCCTGTCTGATGAAGGGCCAACCAAGCCTAGCCCCCCTTTATTTCTAAAAGAAACTCTACTTtagaaaattattaaaaacaactaatataaatttatttcTTAAGAAAGATGCTGCACATTCCAAATTTGTACCAAATAATTAAACCAAATTATGTGCCACAATTAAAATTCAATTAGTACGGTCCATTTATTAgaaaaattgtttttaaaattctTGTCATACTATATGGTCTAAATGTTTTTGTGCTAACTTTGATTCATGTTGACATTATTGTCTTTGTTGATATTATTTGCTGAGACTGTTTTTGCTaatacttaacataacattttttttaagaaaaacataatAATACATTTACTTTTTCTTgaaaaagttgttttaacaaagaGGGGTGCAACATGTC
It encodes the following:
- the LOC133818507 gene encoding phosphatidate cytidylyltransferase 1-like; translated protein: MQKDNTSTPLTPTGRVRHRRRSNEVVPDVSIANGGNLLVDDSNKYRSMWIRACSSVWMIGGFAFIIYMGHLCITAMIVVIQIFMAKELFNLLRRDHEERHLPGFRLLNWLFFFTAMLFVYGRILSQRLFNTITSDNFLHQFVSSLIKYHMVICYTLYIAGFVWFIITLKKKRMYKYQFGQYAWTHMIMIIVFTQSSFTVANIFEGIIWFLLPATLIVINDIAAYFFGFFFGRTPLIKLSPKKTWEGFIDASVTTVISAFLLADIMSRYQWLTCPRKDLSSGWLQCDPGPLFKPYSVILPGWVPQWFPWKEFSVFPVQIHALAFGLFASIIAPFGGFFASGFKRAFKVKDFGDSIPGHGGITDRMDCQMVMAVFSYIYHQSFIVPQGISVEMILDQILMNLTFKEQQALYIRLKDMLHERLIGQS